The Phycisphaerales bacterium AB-hyl4 DNA window GAATCCTCCATTGAGTAGTGAAAAGACGTGGCTGGGTCCAGTGGGTACGCAGCCGATCCCCCGAAATGCAGGCCGTAAGTCCGTTATTCCCCTGAGGGCGATGCGGGGGTGTCATCGGTGGTGTTGGAATCGTCGGCGTCGGAAGCTTCGGACGCGTTGGTGATGTTGATGTTGTCGATCGCGCCGGTGAGGTCGTTGGCGGCGCCGATCTTGCCGAACCAGATGGACTGGAGGGCCTTGTCGCTGTCGGCGTTGATGTCGAGGTTGTCGAAGCGGATGCGTGTGGGTTCGCCGTCGCTGTCGAGGATATGCCAGTCGAATCGGCCGGCGTCGAGGTCGATGGTGGCGTGAAAGCGGTACCACTGGCCGAAGGCGAGGGTTTGCGAATCGCTTGTGCCGCTGAAGCGGTTCACGTCGGCTTCCGTGCCAACGCGAAAGCGTTGGTCACTTTGTCGTATGGCGGTGAGCTTGAAGAGCGTGGTTTGTGAGCCGGCGTTCGCGCCGTCGGTGGCGTTCGCGTAGAAGAAGGAATTGCTGCCGGTGGCGCTTTCAAGGACGAAGTCGAAGGCGAGGGTGATGACGCCTTCGGTGAACGATGGGCTGTTGTCGATGGCGCTGGCACGATCGGTGTTGACGGTGCTGAAGCGGAGGGTCTGGGTATCGTTGCCGGGGGTGGCGCCGGCGGCGGCGGGTCCGATTTCCGACTGGCCGTCCATGAGCACGGTGCGCCAGTTGCCGAAGGCGTTGTTGGCGTTGCGGGTGAGGATGGTCGGGCTGTAGTCTTCGAAGGTTTCTTCGTACTGCGAACCGTGGGCGTGGCCGACCTGCTGTATCGACAGTAAAATAATCGAAATAACAACGATCAAATGCTTCATGGTTCACCGTGTTAATGCCGAAAGCGTGGTTGTCGCGTGGTAGCCTCGATCAATGGAAGTCGATCAGCAGGCGTCGACGGTTCCGCTAAGTCGGCGTGCTAGAAAAACCAACTCGCGTGCAGGGATCGAATTTTCCGGGGCTGGCCGACAGGGGTAAGGTAGAAGCCTCGATGCCATCCTTGGTTTCCTGGTCAGCTTCGCTCGTTCGGACTTCGCTCGTTCGAATCTGTCACGCGGTATCACAATTGCTGATGCTCATCCCTCGATGATTGACTCCAATCATGCCACGGAAATCTGATCAGGTCAAGAGTAAAATTTCAAGCCCAGAGCGGTTCGGCCGTAGCGACGAAAGTGGCGTGGACATCGCTTTGACCTTTTGTATATAACGCAAAACGCTTAAAAATAGTCATTTACGTGTATGTTTGCGGTTGGTTAGATGCGGTGCGAGGTGGCCTTCTTGTGGCAGTTTTGATACAACCAGAATGTAGGAAGATTCGCCATGGTGTGGTCTTTGGGGACTGGTGGTGGGTTGTTTTGCGTTTGCTGTTACAACAGTTGGCCGATGAGTTGCTGGAGATCTGCCCGGCCGAGTGCCTCATTGGGAAAGCTTCTCATGCCTGAAACACATTCCGGTTCGTCGATGTACATCGCGGCGTTGCAGGGGCGTTTGGAGCGGATGCTGCCTGAGGCGCTGGATGTGTTGCGCGAGATGGTGAACACGAACTCGTTTACGCGGAACGCGGCGGGGGTGGATCGTGTGGGCGACCTGACGTGGCAGTTGTTTGAATCGCTGGGGTTCACGGCGGATCGGCCGCAGGCGATCGACTGCACGATGGAGGCCCGGCCTGCGATGGGGCGACATCTGTTGATGACACGGCCGGGGCGCAGCGGGTTGCGAATCGGGCTCACGGGGCATCTGGATACAGTGTTCACGGAGCAGGAGGAACGCGAGCACGATTTCCGCTGGCGGGAAGAAGGCGAGCGGATCTACGGCCCGGGCACGGTGGATATGAAGGGGGGCAATGTGCTCAGTTGGATGGTGCTCGCGGCGATACGCGAAGTGCATCCGGCGTTGTTCGACGAAGTGACGTGGGTGGTGATGTTCAACGCGGCGGAGGAGGGGCTGGACAGCGACTTCGGCGTGCATGCGCGGCGGTGCCTGGGGCCGGGGGTGAGTCCGGGGGGGAATCCGGGGGTGAATCCGGGGGCGCTTGCGAACCTGGTGTTCGAAGGCGGGCATCTGGTGGAGGGCGAGCATCGCCTGCTGGTGAAGCGAAAAGGCAGTGCGCGACTGCGAATTCGTGCGCGGGGGCGGGGGGCGCATGCGGGGGTGTGGCATGAACGAGGGGCGAACGCGATCGTGCAGTTGATCGACTGCCTGGGGCAGACCGCGAAGCTGACGGACTACGAGCGGGAACTGACGTGCAACATCGGCGTGATTCGAGGTGGCATGGCACCTAACCGTGTGCCGGACTTCGCCGAGGCGCTGGTGGAGTTGCGTGCGTATGACCCGGCGGTGCTTGAACAGGCGATCGCGGAGGGGCTGCGGATCGACGGCATGTCGACGGTGTGCAGTGCGGCGGACGGCTACGCGGCGCGGGTGGAGGCGCATTGCGAAAAGCATCTGCCGCCTTGGGCGAGCAACGCAGGGTCGGATCGACTGGCGGCGATGTGGCGTGAGGCGGGTGCCCGGCTGGGCATGGCAGTGGTGGGCACGAGCCGAGGGGGGTTGAGTGATGGCAATCACACGTACGATGTGGTGCCGACGCTGGACGGGCTCGGGCCGGCGGGGGGCAACTCGCACAGTTGCATTCGGGCGGCAGACGGTTCGGTGGACCAGGAATTCATGCTGCCGAGCACGTTCGTGCCGCGAGCGGCGATGACGGCGCTGGCGGTGGAGCGACTGGTCGCCGAGGCGGGAAAGGCGGGCAGGGGTGGGGGCGTCGTCTGATACTATCAAATTTTGCGGGTGATCGGTCGCGTGTGGTCTGGGTGTAAGGCCCTATATTTTCAGGATTTTATCGGTATTTGGTGGCGGTTGTCGTTGGTGGGCGGTGGTGGCGATCTGTGAGAAAATGATTGCGGTGGGGCTGGTGGGGCAGTATGATACCACCAGATGGCGTCGCGGCCGGCTCAGTCGATATTGAGCGTTTGCGACGCGTTTGTGTGGGATGTCCGGTCGGGTTCTTAACGAGGAAGATGTCTGATCATGTCCAACGGCGAAGCGATAACCCGCTCGGAATCGGTCGCGGCGGTGCTGCGGACGGCGATCGAGCGCGGGACGTGGGCGGTTGGCGCGCGGTTGCCTTCGACGCGGCAGCTTGCGTCGGACCATCAGACGAGTTTGTCGACGGTGCACAGCGCGCTGCGTGAGTTGGAGATGCTGGGTATGGTCGAACGGCGGGCGCGCAGCGGCATTCGCGTGGCGCGTCGGCATCCGACGATGGCGGGGCCGCGGGGCGGGTCGGCGACGACGACGCGGCAGGTGGCGGTGGTGCTGGTGCGCTGGCGGGAAGATTACAGCGATTCGTGGTCGCATGAAGCGGTGATCGAGACGCAGCATTGCATCGCGGCGGCGGGGTTTCATGTTCTGCCATTGTTTGTCGATCCGCACGCGGACGATGCGCTGGACCAGTTGAAGCGGCATTTAAGTGATGCGTCGGCGTCGCTGGCGGGTGTGATCCTGATCAACTCGTCGTTGTTGCGGGACGTGCCGAGCTGGCTTGATGGGCAGGAGACGCCCTGGGTGTACCTGAACAAGCCGAGCGAGCAGGCGGTGTCGAATTATGTGGGGATTGATTACTCGGCGAGCTTTGCGTTGGGACATTGCCTGGCGCGGATGGAACTGAGTCGGATTCTGGCGTTGGGCTTGACGCCGACGGGTTCGCCGACGGGGCGGGCGAAGCTGACGGAGCTGATTCGCGGTTACATGGCGGCGAGCGGTCGGACGCCTGAGTTGCAATGCTGGTCGAGCGCGGATGATCCGGACCGGGCGGCGCGGTTTGCGTTTTTGTGTGATCGGCTTGAGCAGCCGAATCGGCCGGAGGTGATCTTCGGCAGTTCGGACGCGGCGGCGCTGCAGGCGTTGCGGGCCTGTCGGCAGGTGGGGCTGGACGTGCCGGGCGACGTTCGGCTGGTGGGCGGGACGGGGGTGAGTTTCTCGGCGCATACGAGCCCATCGCTGACGGTGATTGGTCAGACGGCGCGGCAAGCGGCGCGCGTTGCTTTGGACATGTTGCAGGAAATGGTCAAATCCGGCGAGAAACGTCTACCGGCGCGTGATGTGCCGGCTCGCCTGGCAATCCGTGATTCACTTCCCATTCCGGATGCCGTCCTCGAAGCGTTACCTGAAACGCTGCATTCATTGGTAGGCCTGCATCCACTCTCACGGCGTCCAGCGTCGAAAGGAGCTTGAGTATGTCTGTTCAACGAACTTCTGGTTTCACACTAATTGAGCTACTTGTTGTCATAAGCATCATAGCTTTGCTTATTGCAATTCTGCTGCCGGCGCTTGCCGCGGCGCGGGAGTCGGCGCGGCAGATTCAGTGCGTCAGTGGGATGCGCCAGATCGGGCTGGCGAATGTGATGTACCAGAACGATTTTGATGACCGTTTCGTACCTTACCAGGGTGAGCATGGTCCGATCGGGACCAATGCGCCGGGGCCGGATCACTGGACGTGGCCGGGCATGCTGACGTTGCGGTTGGAGTTGATATCCGACCGGGAGGTGATGGCGTGTCCGTCGAGCGAGCGTACTCGTCCTTGGGCGAATACGAGGTTGTGGCGGTCGGGTTTCTGGCGGTATGTGCATTATGGGGTGAATAATCGTTACCTGCATGGCGGGCATGATGTCAGCAGTCGCGATGATCATGTTTCGGCGCGGATTTCAGAACTGACACGGCCGTCGCGAACGATCAGCATGGTGGACTCGCGTCATGCGAGTAACCAAACGTTGGGCAACTATTATGCGAACCCTTACAACAACGGCAGCCGAGCGGAGGCCCGCCACGCCGGTGGTGCGGTCAGCGTGATTTGGGCCGATGGTCATGGTTCGACCGTTCGTACGCCGAACCCGAACAATCCGTATACGGAAGACGGCCTGACGCGGGCGCTGCACCACGATCCCAACAACTGGGAAGTGGAGTGAACAGCTCGCGAGGCGGCCTGCGACGGCGGGTATGTGCCGACGGCGGCCGTCGCGGGCGAGTGTGTGTGGTGTTTGCATGAACGGGGCAGATTGACTGTATGAGGAATGACATGGCCACGACGCGCGAACTGATTGTGGGCCTGCTCATCATCGTGATGATGGTGGCGGGCTGGGGGGATGTTGCGATGGCGACGGACACGCCGCGGCCGCGGTGGACGATGGAAGGCGATGTGGCGGAGGTGAAGTCGGAGCTGGCCGCGTGGCTGACGCTGGATGCGCGGACGGTGCGAGCCCGGGCGCAGGGGCGCGAGGCGGAGGCGTTGTTGAGCCTGGCGGAGAAGCTGCTGCTGCTGCGTGATGCGACGGACGAGGCGGGGCATGGCGAGCGGGCGGCGGCGTTGCTGGATGTGGCGCTGGCGGAAGTGGACGACGACCCGGCGGGGCAGATCACAACGGGCGGATCGCGCGATGAGGTGAACCTGGCGGTGCGCGATGCGGCGTACCTGCTGGCGTTGCGGTATTACGCGACGGGCGACGAGGCGGACGCGGACGCGGTGCGGCGGATCTTGCTGCGCTTTGCGGAGGTGGTGCCGGAGTGGCCGTTGTGGGATCGGCAGGGCGAGCAGCGGGCGCAGGATGATGCGCGATACTTTCGCGAATGGGACGGCCGGGGGATCTGGGGCACGTGGTTTCACATGGACCTGGAGCGGACGGCGGGCGTGTTGCGGGCGTATGACCTGGTGTATGACAGGCTGTCGGACGATGAGCGATCAGCGATTCGCGAGGGGCTTTTCGATCATCAGGTGCAGTTGATTGAGCGATGGCCGGTGGCGTATACGAATATGGTGGCGCACCGGATCATCGGGCTGGCGCAGTTGGGGCTGACGCTGCCTGAGCCGAAGTATGTGCACCTGGCGGTGAAGTATTACGAGAACATGTTGTATGTGTCGTTTTTTCCGGATGGGTTTTTCCGTGAGGCAAGCCCGTCGTATCACACGATGCCAGCGACGCGGATGCAGCGGCGGATACCGAGTTTGTTGAAAGGTTACAGCGACCCGCCGGGCTATGAGCATCCGGAAACGGGTCGGCGGTTTGATGAACTGGACCTGGTGGCGAAGTATGCGCGGCATCATGAGCGATGGTGGCAGGCGTGGGATGTGCTCACGTTGCCGAACCGGACGACGCTGGCGGTGAACGACGCGGTGGCGGGGCGGACGGCGTGGTGGTCCGAGCGCGATCTGGATGTGACTGAGCCGAGGCTGCTGGGCACGACGGGCATTGGTGTGCTGGGGCATGGTGCTAGTGGCGAGCAGATGGAGGCGTATTTGCTGTTTGCCGGGTCGCATGGGCATGAGCATTACGACGTGTTGAACCTTGCGTGGTGGGCGCATGGGCGGGAGGTTTTCAGCGAGACGAACTATCGGCCGGTATCGGGGTCGGACTCGACGCGGGAGTGGCATACGAGTAGCGCGGGGCACAATCTTGTGGTGATCGACGGTGCGAATCAGCACGGCCGATTCCGCGGTCAGCAGCGTGAGCTTACAGAAGATGACGGGCTGCGCGGGATGGATACGTGGCGGTGGCGAAACGCGTCGATGAACCAGGGCGAGCTGCTGCTGTTTGATCCGTCGGCCGACGAGATGCAGGTGATCGAGGCGGAGGGTGAGCGGGCGTACTACCCGACGGCGAAGCTGTATCGACGTACGTTGGCGATGGCGACGTTGGGGGATGGTGACGGTTACCTGCTGGACATCTTCCGGGCGCGCGGCGGCAGCGAGCATGATTATGTACTGCACGGCGGGTTGGATGAGAAGTATGAGCTTACGCATACCGTGGCGACCGAGCCGACGGAGGGGACGGCGCACAAGTACATCGCGTTGAAGGAGGCGGGATGGGCTGCGCCGCCGACGTCGTTCACGTTTGCGTATGAGGATGGTGTGCGGACGACGTCGCATG harbors:
- a CDS encoding M20/M25/M40 family metallo-hydrolase; translated protein: MPETHSGSSMYIAALQGRLERMLPEALDVLREMVNTNSFTRNAAGVDRVGDLTWQLFESLGFTADRPQAIDCTMEARPAMGRHLLMTRPGRSGLRIGLTGHLDTVFTEQEEREHDFRWREEGERIYGPGTVDMKGGNVLSWMVLAAIREVHPALFDEVTWVVMFNAAEEGLDSDFGVHARRCLGPGVSPGGNPGVNPGALANLVFEGGHLVEGEHRLLVKRKGSARLRIRARGRGAHAGVWHERGANAIVQLIDCLGQTAKLTDYERELTCNIGVIRGGMAPNRVPDFAEALVELRAYDPAVLEQAIAEGLRIDGMSTVCSAADGYAARVEAHCEKHLPPWASNAGSDRLAAMWREAGARLGMAVVGTSRGGLSDGNHTYDVVPTLDGLGPAGGNSHSCIRAADGSVDQEFMLPSTFVPRAAMTALAVERLVAEAGKAGRGGGVV
- a CDS encoding substrate-binding domain-containing protein — translated: MSNGEAITRSESVAAVLRTAIERGTWAVGARLPSTRQLASDHQTSLSTVHSALRELEMLGMVERRARSGIRVARRHPTMAGPRGGSATTTRQVAVVLVRWREDYSDSWSHEAVIETQHCIAAAGFHVLPLFVDPHADDALDQLKRHLSDASASLAGVILINSSLLRDVPSWLDGQETPWVYLNKPSEQAVSNYVGIDYSASFALGHCLARMELSRILALGLTPTGSPTGRAKLTELIRGYMAASGRTPELQCWSSADDPDRAARFAFLCDRLEQPNRPEVIFGSSDAAALQALRACRQVGLDVPGDVRLVGGTGVSFSAHTSPSLTVIGQTARQAARVALDMLQEMVKSGEKRLPARDVPARLAIRDSLPIPDAVLEALPETLHSLVGLHPLSRRPASKGA
- a CDS encoding type II secretion system protein; its protein translation is MSVQRTSGFTLIELLVVISIIALLIAILLPALAAARESARQIQCVSGMRQIGLANVMYQNDFDDRFVPYQGEHGPIGTNAPGPDHWTWPGMLTLRLELISDREVMACPSSERTRPWANTRLWRSGFWRYVHYGVNNRYLHGGHDVSSRDDHVSARISELTRPSRTISMVDSRHASNQTLGNYYANPYNNGSRAEARHAGGAVSVIWADGHGSTVRTPNPNNPYTEDGLTRALHHDPNNWEVE
- a CDS encoding heparinase II/III family protein, coding for MATTRELIVGLLIIVMMVAGWGDVAMATDTPRPRWTMEGDVAEVKSELAAWLTLDARTVRARAQGREAEALLSLAEKLLLLRDATDEAGHGERAAALLDVALAEVDDDPAGQITTGGSRDEVNLAVRDAAYLLALRYYATGDEADADAVRRILLRFAEVVPEWPLWDRQGEQRAQDDARYFREWDGRGIWGTWFHMDLERTAGVLRAYDLVYDRLSDDERSAIREGLFDHQVQLIERWPVAYTNMVAHRIIGLAQLGLTLPEPKYVHLAVKYYENMLYVSFFPDGFFREASPSYHTMPATRMQRRIPSLLKGYSDPPGYEHPETGRRFDELDLVAKYARHHERWWQAWDVLTLPNRTTLAVNDAVAGRTAWWSERDLDVTEPRLLGTTGIGVLGHGASGEQMEAYLLFAGSHGHEHYDVLNLAWWAHGREVFSETNYRPVSGSDSTREWHTSSAGHNLVVIDGANQHGRFRGQQRELTEDDGLRGMDTWRWRNASMNQGELLLFDPSADEMQVIEAEGERAYYPTAKLYRRTLAMATLGDGDGYLLDIFRARGGSEHDYVLHGGLDEKYELTHTVATEPTEGTAHKYIALKEAGWAAPPTSFTFAYEDGVRTTSHVVGPTSLDAKGEYGVRFLAGEAPAMRRVGSAPFVMLRRHGGRELAEPGAENTFVLVHEAHRDAAKVASAELVSMTSDDPEAVVVRVTLADGREDVFFSTLSDGEIRLADGTVFEGRLGWQRRGTDGRETLRVFDGRRLTNAAGDGVQGVEPLHGRVMATQRVEAGDAREALVVDRPLPDDGSLVGRTVHVAFGDEMTWSYRIRSVENDANGSAVVELEHEPGFEIREDGALAKMLFYPGWGFREAATFRIPVGGVWKSDGD